The genomic region TAAACGAGATAGTTCAGAACCCTTACCCCCCATTATTACGGGAGATAAAAGAGAAATCCACGTATTTTGATCTAAGTATGAACCGACAGTAGGGATCAATTGTCAGCGATTATTATTAGAAAACAGACAAAAAACTCAGATACGTCCTGACGGAGATTTGAACTCCGGTCCCTGGCTCCGCAAGCCAAGAGGATAGTCCACTACCCTACCAGGACCCAAATAAACAAATTATACATTCGCTTATGAGGGTTACGATGTGTGAGATACGATAGCATTGACATCCTCCCTGCTCTGAAGGGCTGTCTCTTACCCATAAGTTCACACCATCCCAACGTGTCGTTTCAGCCGCTGTCGAGGAGGATCTGAGAGAAATCCTGACAGACTGAGACGCTGATCGGGTCACAGAGGCTGCTCAAACCGGGTCAACTCGTCGTCGGCATACCCGGTTGCTCGGGATGAGACTCCCAACTCCCGATAATAAAAGCAATTTTTACTGCCTCGCCCCGCCCACTTCGTCGGGACGACTTGTGAGTAAAAGACAGGCCTGAAGCCACGAGAATCTCACGGTATCGCACCGCTGAGTTGAGATATTAAGATCTGCACTTTACCACTTGTTCCTGCGGTTGAATCCGCTGGACAAGTCATGAGGATAGACCCCGGGCTGTGCCAACCAGCCAGTACTCCTATGCCCACCCAAATCGGGTGCAGACTCGGAATTGCTTTCCTCGTTGATATTAAAACAGATGTTCCCCGCCCAGTTCACGTCAGCGTTGAACGCGGCGTCACACTCCTTGAGAATGAATATGATCGTGAATATCACTGCATCATTATCATGACAAGCGATACGATAATTCTTAACCGATGGTCTACCCTGATACAAATATAACTATGATCACGTTCACACCCCTTGCGAGCGCTGCGTCGCTCAGGCGCTCCAGGGCGCATGTCGGTACTGATATGATAGCAACGCTGAGAATGATAGTGAAAATAATGGATGCAATCTACTATCGTATCCATCGACCGACCTCGTCTGTTGGCGGTGATCAACATGATATCAATATCTATTTCACTACGATTACAGCGTACATATCTTCACTATTGCCTGCGAACGTGGAGGTGTCCGTCTCATGAGTTCATTGACTGACATTTACGACGAGCTTGATACCGATGTCTCACGTGAGGAGTTTGAATCGGCTGTTGAAGACAAAGTCGAGCAGATGGGTGGGCTTGCTGATGAGGAAACAGCAGCAAAACTAATCGCACATGAACTTCGTAATGAAGAGGTTGAGGGGGTTGCGGATATCGAACCGGGGATGGATGAAGCAAAATTCCTTGCGAAGGTACTCCAGATTGGTGACTGTCGCACATTCGAGCGTGATGGCGATGCCGAGGACGGTCGTGTAATCAATATCGAGGTCGCGGATGCGTCTGGGCAAATTCGGGTTACAATGTGGGATGACATGGCTGATGATGCGATTAACCAACTTGAAGTTGGGCAGGTCCTCCGCATTGGTGGTCGACCAAAAGATGGATATGACGGTGTCGAAATTGATGTTGATACTGTCGAACCTGCGCCTGATGCTGAGATTGATGTCGATATCCATACTGTGAATACACACCGTGTTGAGGACCTTTCATTAGGACTTTCAGATGTAAATCTCCGCGGTCGTGTCCTCAGCACCGATAAAATTCGAACATTTGACCGTGATGATGGCTCTGAGGGTCGCGTTGCTAACCTCAGTGTTGGTGACCCAACTGGTCGTATCCGGGTCACTCTTTGGGACGGCAGCGCGAGTCTCGTCGATTCAGTCGATCCAGATGACAGTATTGAGATTGTTGATGGATATGTCCGTGAACAAGATGGGGCACTTGAACTCCATGTCGGTGACCGTGGTACGATTGAATCAATTGATGAGGATGTCGAATACGTCCCAGATACAGATCCAATTGAGACAGTTGTGATTGATGAGACGGCTGATATCGCCGGTGGCGTGATTGAAACGGACACAAAGCGTACGTTTGACCGTGATGACGGTTCAAAAGGACAAGTTCGAAATGTCCGGATTCGTGATGATACTGGCGATATTCGAGTTGCACTATGGGGTGATAAAGCCGATCTTGATATCGATCTTGCTGACTATGTCGTCTGCACCGATGTCGAAATTCAAGAGGGATGGCAGGATGATCATGAAGCCTCAGCTGGATGGCGGTCGGCGGTATACAGACTCGATGAACGTCCTGAAGATGCAACAACCACAGTAGAGTCATCCTCCAATCAACAACAAACGGAGACAGGCAAGGCGTCGGGACTTGATGCATTCGCAGAAACGAACAGCGATGAGACAACAGTGACCGCCTCACCTACGTCTCAGGATTCCAATATAACATCCTCCGACTCAATGCGCGACAATGCTGACCACAATCATGAGCAGGCTGCGTCTGATGGCGGTGCCTCAACCATTGAGTCTCCTCAAACGTCTGAGGACGACAACACAACAGATAGTGATGTCGAATCATTCACCGGCACAGTCGTCCAAGCTGGCAGTCCGGTTGTTCTTGATAATGGAACTGATACTCGTCGTGTTGAGACAGACGCGTCATTACGACTTGGCGAAGTCGTCACCGTTAGTGGCTCGACGGATGGTCAGACAATTACACCCACTGAGATTGACCGCTCTTCATAACAGTCGTACCGATACTACCGAGACTCTGTGGATAGTTGTCAACCCATCTAATTACTGTTGTTAATACATAGTATGCGATGAATATCAATACATCAGACTGATACGTGATGTTATACTTTCGATGACCTTGTATTGATGACGCATGAATATGTCACGCGTATACTGGGGGTATTCATCATACTGGTACGGAAAGGATTATACCGTGGTCGTACCCGATGTATGTGTATGAGTGTCGAGTTACCGTTCGCCCCTGTGGACACTATTATCCGTGGGAAGGCCGGTGAACTTCGTGTCAGTGCGGGTGCAGCTGAGGAGTTGGCTCATCGCATCCAAACGCACGGGGCTACCCTTGCGGTCACCGCTGCAGAAGAGGCGGATACCGATGACCGAAAAACACTAATGGCAACTGATTTTGGTGTCCGACAAGTTGTCCCGCGTCGGGAACTCGAACTCCCTATTGCACCAATCGACCGCATTGCTCGCCTCCGCATTGACAATCAATATCGCGTATCAATGGATGCTCGAATCGCGCTTGCAGACATTCTTGAAGATTACGCGAATAATGTTGCAGATGCGGCTGCGATCCTCGCTCGGCACGCTGACCGACGAACGATACAGGCTGAGGATATTGAAACATACTTTCAGTTATTTGAGTAATACGATGCAGTTTGGGTACAGCGAGATATGTCTCGCACACGATACTGGTAACCGACACCCCGAAACCGCAGACCGACTTCGGGCTATCCGTCGCGCTCTCGCAAAGCGCCATGGGGCATCATATATTGATCCAAAACCGGCGACTGATACGGATATTGCGAGTGTTCACGATACTGAATACATTACAGAGATTCGTGAGTTCTGTGAATGCGGTGGCGGCAACTGGGATCCAGATACAGTCGCCTCAATAGATACATGGGATGCAGCCCTCGCTTCTGCTGGGCTCGCACAGTGGGCTGCCCGTGTGGCTGTTAATGGAGCGAGCGGTCGGCAAACACCATTCTCTGTTGGACGTCCGCCTGGCCACCATGCAGTCGTGGATGATGCCATGGGATTTTGTTTCATTAATAATGCGGCTGTTGCCGCTCAGACTCTTATTGATGATCCTAGCTCAGATGTCGATACAGCAGCCATTTTTGATTGGGATGTCCATCATGGGAATGGAACTCAAGATATCTTTTATGATAATGCCAATGTTCTCTATGTATCGACACATGAGGAAGGTCTCTATCCTGGTACCGGGGAAATCGAGGAAACTGGCACAGGTGATGCTGAAGGGACAACACTAAACATTCCACTCTCTGCTGGTGCTGGTGATGCGGAGTATCTTCATATGATTAATACAATCATTCGACCCGTCATCGAATCGTTCAATCCTGACTTATTTATCATTAGTGCAGGTTTCGATGCACATCGTCATGACCCGATCTCACGGATGCGTGTCTCAACAGAAGGATATGCTCTTCTCACCGACCGCGTCCGCTCACTTGCGAACGATGTCGATGCTGGTCTTGCATTCGTGCTTGAAGGTGGATATGGACTCGATACCCTCGCCGATGGCGTCTCAATTGTTCATGAGACATTTGATGGTCGGACACCGCTTGCACATGATGATGAACCAGATGAGGAGGTTAAGACTCTTGCTGATGATATCCGGACAATACATAATATTGCGTGACACGGTCAGCTGAAAAATATAGACTTCTTCTTTCAGTTATATTCGGACTTGGGGAACGACATTAGTCCTGAAATTGACGTTCACACACCCGACGCTGTTGGTTCAAAATATTGGGTCAGCGACTCACCAAACTCGGAGGTTAATGCTATGATCTCGTCTTCGACAAGCACTGTATATGTGTCCGCAAGCGCTTCCTCAATTTGCGCGCCAAGACCAGCGTTGAAAATAGACTCTGACTGAAGAAATGCTGCCGCGTCTGTCCACGTCCGCTCACGTTCAACAACATATCGATCGCCGTCAATGAATGGTCCATATGTGTCTGCGTCGGTCTCGTAGGCTGTGTAGAATTCACTTGCGTGTTCGCGAACAGTAATCGGCGGACCAGTGTGACGCTCAATCGCTGGACAGTGTCGATGCATAAGTTCAATAAACAGTACTGCTTGGTCATCTGCAAACGCTGCTGTCCGAATGACGTCGAATCCCTCTGTTTCGAGTGCTGTTCGTATTCCCTGTACTGATTTTCGTAGCTGTGGATATAACTGATCATCGACGATATCAGGTGAATCGAACACGAGCGCCATTGGGGATGTCCCACGACGTTGGAGATGTGTCCGAACTGTCTCAATGTCCATCTCTGCAGCCATCTCAGTCGGCGACTCAAAATATGTTTGCTTTGGCTCTTCGAGAAATTGTCGCGCATAATGTTGGAATCGAGAGATGTTTGTAGCTGAGCAAACAGCAGCAACATTCCGGGCTGGATCTGTAGGATCGACAACGGTAAGTGGATCATCGTGAGCAGCGGTTCCATGAGCTTCTGGATCAATTTCAACCGGTGGTTGCCACCTCGCTGCAGCTTTGAGCACTGCCTCAAAGTCACCGTACTCAATCACGAGTAACTCTGTTAGATATCCTGAGAATCCTCGTGTTCGGAGGTCACTTCCATATGCTCCAATTCCCTTGAGGAACTTCTTCAGCACTCGTACCGCTGCAGCAATTCTTTCGTCTATCCGTGTCTGAAGATACTGGTTATGATGCGGAGTTCGATCAACTGCCGATTGAAGCTCGCTCCCAGCATCAACATCATAACACGGAACGAGATCAACCTCAAATCCCTCGAAAGTGCCAGTGATGTATGGATGTTCAGCGTATTCTTCATGACCTGATGGAAGCACAGCACTTCCCACTTTCAGTCCATACTCTTCGAGAGCCTCTCGATTAAGCTCAGTTGGAAACCGAACAAAAATATCGATATCACGGTCGCCCGCTAACCATGTCCCCCGAGCTGTTGATCCAACCTGAACGACATCCGCACTAACCGGAAGCGACTCAACCTCAGTAGTGATACGATTGCGTAATTGACTCATGACTCGCTGCATTGCCTCGCGTTCGGCACTATCTGGGTCAATCCGGTCACGAATCTGCTCAATGACCATCTGATGCTCAGATTCAAATCCGTCTTTAGCATCACCCTTACTCATACTCTCTTCCCATTTTTATCATATATATGGCTGCTATTGGCGAAAGGGTATCGATACCGGTTTTAATGTTAATTCATCTGCTCAATCTGTTCTTGACCACGAAGCGAAAGCCATATTATATTACCTCGGTTTATTTTTGAATACGTTAAGCCGTCGTAGCTCAGTTGGTAGAGCACCTCGCTGTTAACGAGGTGGTCCCAGGTTCGAGTCCTGGCGACGGCGTCTTAACGGTATTCTCAATAGCTCACACATGCGACTGCGTGCTCTACAAGCGGAGCAGGGCGAGTGCCTCGGGGCTTGTCCCCGAGGTACTTCACTTTCCACGAAGTTTATTATATAATTGGTTATCAGCAGGGTGAGTGAATGTTCGTATGAATGACAATATAATGTTAAAAATTGACCGTCGAAGATAACACATAAGAACGTCACTCCAAATTTGCATATGAGGGCCCTTAGCTCAGCCTGGTGAGAGCGCTCGGCTCATAACCGAGTGGTCGTTGGTTCGAATCCGACAGGGCCCATTCTTATTTTTATTCCCAGATACAATTACACCGCAGCGACATCTCTGTGAACTGAATTCGTCATCTATATTCGTCGAGTGCCCACTCTCCCTGTACTCAAGTTTTCGCCCTGTTTTGGATAAGTCGAATATACTGGGCGGTGACTAAATCTCTGAAATAATTCATGATAGACAGTTCAGTTTATGACAGACGTGGCAATTCAAAAAAGAGCATATACCAGCCGTGAGACGCAGATATACAGTCAGGATCAGAGTGTATGGCTTACATTGATGAAGCCATATCAAAACGTGATGACAGCAATACATGGTATAAAGATTCAGAACCCAGCAAAACTAGGTAGCACTGAATAATACAACTCATGTAAAATAGTAGCAATAAATGCCGTTACCCCGCTTGCTAGAAGTGCTGCATTCCAGCGTTTATTATCGGCAGTACAGAGACCGAGAGCAGGACCCCACGAACTAACCGGCCAGAGCGGTTTCACTCTGAATCCACCTCCCTTTGTCAGAGTATCTGTGATAATATGTGTAAAGAGAGATATTGCCACCACTCCAGCAAAAAACGCCCAGACAGTAGATGGAACTATCAACACTGTTGTAATAAGATTATGCTCGACAGCTAACTGCTGTCCAAAATGAAACGGATATGTGATTGTACTTGCTGAAATAAACGCAAGGGCGAGTGTGAATACAATACTGTGTGTCGGTCCTCGATGGCTAATAATGCTCTCAGGAATGTATTGATCCTGATCGGGTATGCGAGCGTACATCATCATTACTGCCGTTGCAATCATGCCAGTAACGATCCCCAGTCCAAGCACACAGCCCGCCCCTACGAGCAATGTTGTTCCATAATGTCCCTCTCGATGCATTCTCTTATCTCTCAAATACCGTTAATTGGCAATGTCACATGCATATTATTCGACCTATGCTGCGTTTTAAGATAATTGAATTTTCTCCGTAATGTATAGTCATCGAATACTAGCTGATAGATTCTTCCATATCAGCGACTGAGCTATCTGCTTCGATAAAGATAGGCACAGTGACAGGTAGTTTAACATATGGGTAGGAATCAGGCTGGGAACCGAGCGATTCCCTCCAGTCCGACGATGGCGGCCTGTCCGCCACAAGCACTCAAACAGGAATCGGAACCAGTCAGGCGAACGGTCGGCTCCCATAATGAACCGATGCAGATGCAGTGCCCGACTGCTTGAAAACACCACAGAAAGTAACTCCGAGTCCGTTGAAATCTGCCGGACTCCCCAAGGCAAAAACAACTTCGGGAGTCCGAACACGACAGAGAATAGGAGTACCGGGGGCTGAGATGTGGCACTCCCAGTAGTCCCACTCGACTCCCCACAGTCCGTGAGCCCCACATGGATTCTCACCGTGCCGG from Haloquadratum walsbyi C23 harbors:
- a CDS encoding single-stranded DNA binding protein yields the protein MSSLTDIYDELDTDVSREEFESAVEDKVEQMGGLADEETAAKLIAHELRNEEVEGVADIEPGMDEAKFLAKVLQIGDCRTFERDGDAEDGRVINIEVADASGQIRVTMWDDMADDAINQLEVGQVLRIGGRPKDGYDGVEIDVDTVEPAPDAEIDVDIHTVNTHRVEDLSLGLSDVNLRGRVLSTDKIRTFDRDDGSEGRVANLSVGDPTGRIRVTLWDGSASLVDSVDPDDSIEIVDGYVREQDGALELHVGDRGTIESIDEDVEYVPDTDPIETVVIDETADIAGGVIETDTKRTFDRDDGSKGQVRNVRIRDDTGDIRVALWGDKADLDIDLADYVVCTDVEIQEGWQDDHEASAGWRSAVYRLDERPEDATTTVESSSNQQQTETGKASGLDAFAETNSDETTVTASPTSQDSNITSSDSMRDNADHNHEQAASDGGASTIESPQTSEDDNTTDSDVESFTGTVVQAGSPVVLDNGTDTRRVETDASLRLGEVVTVSGSTDGQTITPTEIDRSS
- a CDS encoding histone, encoding MSVELPFAPVDTIIRGKAGELRVSAGAAEELAHRIQTHGATLAVTAAEEADTDDRKTLMATDFGVRQVVPRRELELPIAPIDRIARLRIDNQYRVSMDARIALADILEDYANNVADAAAILARHADRRTIQAEDIETYFQLFE
- the cca gene encoding CCA tRNA nucleotidyltransferase gives rise to the protein MSKGDAKDGFESEHQMVIEQIRDRIDPDSAEREAMQRVMSQLRNRITTEVESLPVSADVVQVGSTARGTWLAGDRDIDIFVRFPTELNREALEEYGLKVGSAVLPSGHEEYAEHPYITGTFEGFEVDLVPCYDVDAGSELQSAVDRTPHHNQYLQTRIDERIAAAVRVLKKFLKGIGAYGSDLRTRGFSGYLTELLVIEYGDFEAVLKAAARWQPPVEIDPEAHGTAAHDDPLTVVDPTDPARNVAAVCSATNISRFQHYARQFLEEPKQTYFESPTEMAAEMDIETVRTHLQRRGTSPMALVFDSPDIVDDQLYPQLRKSVQGIRTALETEGFDVIRTAAFADDQAVLFIELMHRHCPAIERHTGPPITVREHASEFYTAYETDADTYGPFIDGDRYVVERERTWTDAAAFLQSESIFNAGLGAQIEEALADTYTVLVEDEIIALTSEFGESLTQYFEPTASGV
- a CDS encoding metal-dependent hydrolase, translating into MHREGHYGTTLLVGAGCVLGLGIVTGMIATAVMMMYARIPDQDQYIPESIISHRGPTHSIVFTLALAFISASTITYPFHFGQQLAVEHNLITTVLIVPSTVWAFFAGVVAISLFTHIITDTLTKGGGFRVKPLWPVSSWGPALGLCTADNKRWNAALLASGVTAFIATILHELYYSVLPSFAGF
- a CDS encoding histone deacetylase family protein: MQFGYSEICLAHDTGNRHPETADRLRAIRRALAKRHGASYIDPKPATDTDIASVHDTEYITEIREFCECGGGNWDPDTVASIDTWDAALASAGLAQWAARVAVNGASGRQTPFSVGRPPGHHAVVDDAMGFCFINNAAVAAQTLIDDPSSDVDTAAIFDWDVHHGNGTQDIFYDNANVLYVSTHEEGLYPGTGEIEETGTGDAEGTTLNIPLSAGAGDAEYLHMINTIIRPVIESFNPDLFIISAGFDAHRHDPISRMRVSTEGYALLTDRVRSLANDVDAGLAFVLEGGYGLDTLADGVSIVHETFDGRTPLAHDDEPDEEVKTLADDIRTIHNIA